Proteins encoded in a region of the Clostridium beijerinckii genome:
- a CDS encoding DMT family transporter, which yields MEKYQKKAILYLVIASVLWSIGGLFIKLVNWNPIAIAGARSGIAAIVMLLYLKKPAIHLGKTKLLGACAYSSLLIFFVTANKLTTSANAILLQFTAPIWVLLFSKVFLKKKIKKSDLAVIVFVILGMILFFIGDLGRGNIIGNFIAILSGISMAGTVIFLKLIKDGSPVEMTFLGNIITFIIAIPFFFQSVPNLNSILGLLILGIFQLGISYIFYTLAVKQVSPIEAILIPVLEPLLNPFWVFLFTGEIPGTYAFIGGLIVLTAISVRELCIKK from the coding sequence ATGGAAAAGTATCAAAAAAAAGCAATATTATATCTTGTAATTGCATCAGTTTTATGGAGTATCGGAGGTTTATTTATCAAATTAGTAAATTGGAATCCTATTGCTATTGCTGGAGCACGTAGCGGTATAGCAGCAATAGTTATGTTATTATACTTAAAAAAGCCAGCAATACATTTAGGAAAGACAAAGCTGCTAGGTGCATGCGCATATTCATCCCTTCTCATATTTTTTGTTACTGCTAATAAACTCACAACATCGGCAAACGCTATACTTCTACAGTTTACAGCGCCTATATGGGTATTATTATTTTCTAAGGTTTTCCTAAAGAAAAAAATTAAAAAGTCTGATTTAGCCGTAATTGTTTTTGTCATACTTGGAATGATTTTATTCTTTATAGGAGATTTAGGACGTGGCAATATTATAGGAAATTTTATTGCAATACTCAGTGGTATTTCAATGGCTGGAACTGTTATATTTCTAAAACTTATAAAAGATGGTTCTCCTGTTGAAATGACTTTCCTGGGAAATATAATTACATTTATTATAGCTATACCTTTTTTCTTTCAATCAGTTCCAAACTTAAATAGTATTTTGGGATTATTAATCTTAGGAATATTCCAATTAGGAATTTCTTATATATTTTATACATTAGCTGTTAAACAGGTTTCTCCTATTGAAGCAATCCTAATTCCTGTCCTAGAACCACTGCTCAATCCCTTTTGGGTATTTTTATTTACCGGTGAAATACCCGGAACTTATGCCTTTATAGGAGGATTAATTGTACTTACAGCTATAAGTGTAAGAGAATTATGTATAAAAAAATAG
- a CDS encoding YidC/Oxa1 family membrane protein insertase: MNIISNLLNVSLNYFFNITGDLGIAIILLTILVKLILMPISFKQKLSMYSQQEFSKGLEEIKEKYKSNKEKLEIETQKYFKQNAKGMIGILSSLLQIPIVFNLYRVILNMPMQVGTALIPWVVSLKMSDSLFIVPAIYAVSMLSPNILPYIPFLRLKAQAKLSKTNIIITTVISGLVTFKAPIALGIYFITTSLFSFVEEVAFRLYAKRRGLAV, from the coding sequence ATGAACATCATTTCAAATTTATTAAACGTATCACTTAATTATTTTTTTAATATTACAGGAGATTTAGGAATAGCAATTATACTATTAACTATATTGGTTAAGCTGATTCTTATGCCAATATCATTCAAGCAAAAGTTAAGCATGTATAGTCAGCAAGAGTTTTCTAAGGGGCTTGAAGAAATAAAAGAAAAATATAAAAGTAATAAGGAAAAGCTAGAAATTGAGACTCAAAAGTACTTTAAGCAAAATGCAAAGGGAATGATAGGTATTTTATCAAGTTTACTTCAGATACCTATAGTTTTTAATTTATATAGAGTGATTTTAAATATGCCTATGCAAGTTGGAACTGCGCTTATACCTTGGGTTGTTAGCTTAAAGATGTCAGATAGTTTATTTATAGTGCCTGCAATATATGCAGTTTCAATGCTTAGTCCAAATATATTACCGTATATACCTTTTCTTAGATTAAAAGCTCAAGCTAAACTAAGCAAAACTAACATCATAATAACAACTGTAATAAGTGGATTGGTTACTTTTAAGGCTCCTATTGCCTTAGGAATATATTTTATAACCACAAGCTTATTCTCATTTGTTGAAGAAGTAGCTTTTAGGCTATATGCTAAAAGAAGAGGTTTGGCAGTTTAA
- a CDS encoding helix-turn-helix transcriptional regulator, whose product MKEITLQQSLGEFLRAIRERLTPEQVGLPSHGRRRTPGLRREEVAQLANIGVSWYTSIEQGKDVHPSYQILESLATALRLSEDERRYLFLLSKSDEIEESKIYKEISTGLERTVFALEPNPAYIMDKYWDVLLWNRSAEFIFGFPSYSTSIDSKPNILHQFLIDPFKKEINPNWEERAKIMIARFRADCARYPQDARLNEMIEKFKQESEFFSKCWPRYEVKTVTDCHKLWNHPEIGDLEFEHVNLQVSNCPDFKLMIYTASPSTLEKLKQKIYSTK is encoded by the coding sequence ATGAAAGAAATTACATTACAGCAGTCGTTAGGTGAATTTTTGCGTGCAATTAGAGAACGCCTTACGCCAGAGCAGGTTGGATTACCTTCACATGGACGCCGCCGCACACCTGGACTTCGTCGTGAAGAAGTGGCTCAACTTGCCAATATCGGAGTTTCTTGGTACACATCTATAGAACAAGGAAAAGATGTACACCCTTCTTATCAAATATTAGAAAGCTTAGCTACTGCCTTAAGATTATCCGAAGATGAACGCCGATATCTTTTTTTATTATCTAAATCTGATGAAATAGAAGAATCAAAAATTTATAAAGAAATTAGTACAGGATTAGAAAGAACCGTTTTCGCATTGGAACCCAATCCCGCATATATAATGGATAAATACTGGGATGTACTATTATGGAATCGTTCAGCAGAATTTATATTTGGATTTCCTTCATATTCTACCAGCATAGATTCAAAACCAAACATATTACATCAATTTTTAATTGATCCATTCAAAAAAGAAATCAATCCAAATTGGGAAGAACGTGCTAAAATCATGATTGCAAGATTTAGAGCAGATTGTGCTAGGTATCCTCAGGATGCAAGATTAAATGAAATGATTGAGAAATTTAAGCAAGAAAGTGAATTCTTCAGCAAATGTTGGCCTCGTTATGAAGTTAAAACTGTCACTGACTGTCATAAATTATGGAATCACCCTGAGATTGGAGATTTGGAATTTGAACATGTGAATTTGCAAGTATCAAACTGTCCTGATTTTAAATTGATGATTTACACAGCCTCACCTTCTACATTAGAAAAGCTTAAACAAAAAATATATTCAACCAAGTGA
- a CDS encoding NAD-dependent epimerase/dehydratase family protein, with product MKIFVTGATGKVGSRFVPYLLKQGHEVRILVRNLEGASTLKEQGAEVVLGDLLDNENLIEAVRGVDAVVHIAAQFRGGISEEMAKAINIDATITLAKAALDAGVTRFVFTSTGNVYNNSLVNRPCREDDVLTATALYPKTKMAAEEALLRLYSEQGLDIRIMRLGFVYGDNDPHIQEILPFLSNWNPSKAMSVVHHADVSQALLLAASTPGISGRIYNVADDNPITVGEFYKLQGESEQVSPNGGWPSFNQWDMILDTARIKSELNFNAKYPSLYIARDMGAL from the coding sequence ATGAAAATATTTGTAACAGGGGCAACAGGTAAGGTTGGAAGTCGATTTGTACCGTATTTACTTAAGCAAGGCCATGAAGTTCGTATTCTTGTAAGAAACTTAGAAGGTGCATCCACTTTAAAAGAACAGGGGGCAGAAGTAGTATTAGGAGATCTTTTAGATAATGAAAATCTAATTGAAGCCGTACGAGGTGTTGATGCTGTTGTACATATAGCAGCTCAATTTCGAGGTGGTATTAGTGAAGAAATGGCTAAAGCCATCAATATAGATGCAACTATTACACTCGCTAAAGCAGCATTAGATGCAGGTGTCACAAGATTTGTTTTTACAAGCACAGGCAATGTATATAACAATTCTCTAGTAAATAGACCATGCAGAGAAGATGATGTTCTTACAGCAACGGCATTATATCCTAAAACAAAAATGGCTGCAGAAGAAGCTCTACTTAGGTTATATAGTGAACAAGGACTAGATATTCGTATTATGAGACTAGGATTTGTTTATGGTGATAATGACCCACACATTCAAGAAATTTTACCGTTTCTAAGTAACTGGAACCCTTCAAAAGCAATGTCTGTAGTGCATCATGCAGATGTGAGTCAAGCATTACTGCTTGCTGCTAGTACACCTGGTATTAGCGGTCGCATATATAATGTTGCTGATGATAACCCTATTACTGTAGGTGAATTTTATAAGCTACAAGGGGAATCAGAGCAGGTATCTCCAAATGGTGGGTGGCCAAGTTTTAATCAATGGGATATGATATTAGATACAGCACGTATTAAAAGCGAACTAAATTTCAATGCTAAATATCCTTCTCTTTATATTGCTAGAGATATGGGAGCATTATAG